In Sphingomonas sp. G-3-2-10, a single window of DNA contains:
- a CDS encoding LacI family DNA-binding transcriptional regulator — translation MSKPSRRSRGTVTVQDVARAAGVSAMTVSRVVNGGSNVRATTKAAVLEAIEKLNYSPNSAARSLAAGEATQIGLLYSNPSAAYLSQFLIGALAAARRAGCHLVLEACESERADDQAHATRQFASTSVEGVILPPPLSEAAPVRAELEAAGIPWVSVAMGLPPENSLNVRIDDFGAASAMTRHLIDLGHRKIGFIRGNPNQSSSAERYRGFVAALEHAGLDLKAMPVEQGYFTFRSGIVATERLLDRKDPPTAIFASNDDMAAAAVGVAHRRGLHVPQDLTIVGFDDTQLSTTVWPELTTIRQPTAAMAETALNLLLASLRTQRAPDGSEQDEQVLDYELIVRESSGPPPSGKRG, via the coding sequence TTGAGCAAACCGAGCCGGCGCAGCCGAGGTACCGTTACCGTGCAGGATGTCGCGCGGGCGGCTGGGGTATCGGCGATGACCGTGTCGCGCGTCGTCAATGGCGGGTCGAACGTCCGCGCCACGACCAAGGCGGCTGTGCTCGAAGCGATCGAGAAGCTCAACTACTCGCCGAACAGCGCGGCGCGCAGCCTTGCCGCGGGCGAAGCGACGCAAATCGGCTTGCTCTATTCCAACCCGTCGGCTGCCTATCTCTCGCAGTTCCTGATCGGCGCATTGGCGGCGGCCCGCCGCGCCGGCTGCCATCTGGTGCTTGAGGCTTGTGAAAGCGAACGCGCCGACGATCAGGCGCATGCAACGCGCCAGTTCGCTTCGACTTCGGTCGAAGGCGTGATCCTGCCGCCGCCGCTGTCGGAAGCCGCACCCGTCCGCGCCGAACTCGAAGCCGCCGGCATCCCCTGGGTGTCGGTCGCGATGGGCCTGCCGCCGGAGAACAGCCTGAACGTCCGCATCGACGATTTCGGCGCGGCCTCGGCGATGACGCGCCATCTGATCGATCTGGGCCATCGCAAGATCGGCTTTATCCGGGGCAACCCGAACCAGAGTTCGTCGGCCGAGCGCTATCGCGGCTTCGTCGCCGCGCTCGAACATGCCGGTCTCGACCTGAAGGCAATGCCGGTCGAGCAGGGCTATTTCACCTTCCGCTCGGGCATCGTCGCGACCGAACGGCTGCTCGACCGCAAGGATCCGCCGACCGCGATCTTCGCGTCGAACGACGATATGGCCGCCGCGGCCGTCGGCGTCGCGCATCGCCGGGGGCTGCATGTGCCGCAGGACCTGACCATCGTCGGCTTCGACGATACGCAGCTTTCGACCACCGTCTGGCCCGAGCTGACCACGATCCGTCAGCCCACTGCCGCGATGGCCGAGACCGCGCTGAACCTGCTGCTCGCCAGCCTGCGCACCCAGCGCGCACCCGATGGCTCCGAACAGGACGAACAGGTGCTCGATTACGAACTGATCGTCCGCGAATCCTCCGGCCCGCCGCCTTCCGGCAAGCGCGGCTAG